A stretch of the Arachis stenosperma cultivar V10309 chromosome 6, arast.V10309.gnm1.PFL2, whole genome shotgun sequence genome encodes the following:
- the LOC130936023 gene encoding uncharacterized protein LOC130936023 isoform X1, with product MQDSVYPSCSYSANHGDAGNSFVALLYGPPSLLQYDFKELSDQKLCTPSGSCTAASGNFVVDCSDSGTFPTSSGGIFIENLNSHNLQSRQDTVLDSSSRAMVGLRDSVHSVFHDIQSNNTAAQSTVPGGKKAREPFSSWSQWCSTNPASSLNVCGTDNQTMPNMVPEQCSSNINSLLMSGCPRVFCMEKSGYLLLSNTGLLGIVCLCHSCHMSVLKFCEHAGLYGINPGDAVHMENGETIAQWKNLYLLKFGIRSLGNESEWDWPEVLSTTGSLMRSNSSSSSMSKSDLSQILSSSAVRLRSAKPCDYVPFPKATSTDPSLLSGVFPREQPNTIQESGKIPLKGFVGTCTTTNIVGIQGDDGCQPVPPFLDSLKRNDNFSVAHSPSQIPTSFPIDHACIKNNNEKDVLTSKDAASSNIELRLGQPPQTGNPVPSFIGHPLFNALVSPPNLHLAKPMINMHSSEGKLQNNFCHGYGSFKMVDQPQPKIKNYMPGVSNAFGGAARSKPDSAANSLLFSPLPQLNLQPEGKTKASEILMNDSGPDISKKHYEFNGMQFSPINVPWKNNGHTGRQLDCSAVGSIEGLDNDKGVDFAKDSCAKLNSGFGISNLVKYPSSIRGAVGGNGSCVSTVKGKIYESYNESRLPFDTSGGVNFLCDSKNVSSVGQKNHFTSGTTIPLEGILKGFPFLVPNSTSNQTTTSPQQQGINLARPLLDENMRLLAVTQILELSKQRHALHFHKMNQKHKRASNTSEVQPDVYEALTSEQFSFGATFKLPQKRGLCGSPDTIDDLEKLASLTGLNRYCFSGLTPLPLHSKEKKSQCKQAYNLQNEGQSLSLGINNDNTLFQRSSASNNFTEKPVDTNLGRYTFAAGQNRSSTNFFLGNGSTYNFKQFAKSSGETPLKIISKDESTHQWRGVPSKLWKADCDAKSLGPIAAEGQDDVQSVNTSAKRFKRNFNMEDLLKVQEKSNVSTGSCAPMVTQASMEFNKIDSCIIDGGDATDSNNHVLDEGSVINKGWSPDAVESERSSEFLGSTCESYLNKGHLRVINDQDKPCRSLLDELKLLDSMTRKKSQDQSHILSGHFKANQSQNVKDLKGKKKRRNRMKNLDASLPSPFLLHNKNDERQMYFPSTQRKSSANAKHKHTSLSPKFPGKHFLSARHSDKEDSYVSESSSDDEFHSLHDVPRRKKQRADFPSDCVGHFQMQDPDLEETEIGKVESMFTRGTNANRITRPIVCGEYGEICSEQLAGELPKIPKFVSLSKVLKSAKRCKVPRLTSKKKLKRLSFGSNEHCCGQPGLERGNASLVIFKGKRESKAIHGNSIVNIAPLKLKNKEIRKVRSINELTAKETKVKDIVVEYGEDKEHGWCNTKSRNFVQECMGISIQNSDAFCSVCQNSSNDDINCLLECSRCLIRVHQACYGISTLPKKGRWCCRPCRTNSKDIACVLCGYGGGAMTRATQNRTMVKSLLKAWSIEKGGMSKHSTTPELFEKETDVFDSTKSELKFDQTCGLKSGNVEISRSDQLKVEMSTNQMQNVPCNILKVHNSITAGVHDTSVKQWIHMVCGLWTPGTRCPNVNTMSAFDVSGVTLPREDVACSICNRWGGSCIECRIVNCLVKFHPWCAHQKNLLQCETEGDDDENVGFYGRCMLHAVDPRYQSKYDPVDDIDSLEEREFTCARTEGYKGCKRDGFHRYCYSALKGKGGSGCLVPEEQLNAWIHINGQKSCPLRLPKPASDIEHDCRKEYARYKLAKGWKHLVVYKSGIHALGLYTSRFISRGEMVVEYVGEIVGSRVADKREIEYQSERKLQYKGACYFFRIDKEHIIDATKKGGIARFVNHSCLPNCVAKVVTIRHEKKVVFFAERDIYPGEEITYDYHFNNEDEGKKIPCYCNSKNCRRYLN from the exons ATGCAAGACTCTGTTTACCCCAGCTGCAGTTATTCAGCTAACCATGGTGATGCTGGAAACTCATTTGTGGCTCTCCTTTATGGCCCTCCATCCCTGTTGCAGTATGATTTCAAAGAGTTGTCTGATCAGAAACTTTGTACCCCATCTGGTAGTTGTACTGCTGCAAGTGGGAACTTTGTTGTTGATTGTAGTGATAGTGGAACCTTCCCAACATCTAGTGGAGGAATCtttattgaaaatttaaataGTCATAACCTGCAAAGCAGGCAAGATACTGTTCTTGATAGTTCTTCCAGGGCAATGGTTGGTCTGAGGGATAGTGTTCATTCTGTATTTCATGATATTCAGAGTAATAATACTGCTGCACAGTCCACAGTCCCTGGTGGCAAAAAGGCAAGGGAACCTTTTTCTTCTTGGAGCCAATGGTGTAGTACAAACCCTGCATCCAGTCTAAATGTTTGTGGTACAGATAATCAAACTATGCCAAATATGGTTCCAGAACAATGCTCCTCCAACATTAATTCTCTTTTAATGAGTGGATGCCCTCGTGTGTTCTGCATGGAAAAAA GTGGATATCTTCTTCTCAGCAATACAGGGCTTCTTGGTATTGTTTGCTTATGCCACTCTTGCCACATGTCAGTTCTTAAGTTTTGTGAG CATGCAGGGTTATATGGCATCAACCCAGGGGATGCTGTTCATATGGAAAATGGTGAGACCATTGCACAATGGAAGAATTTATACCTATTAAAGTTTGGG ATTAGGTCTCTGGGCAATGAGAGTGAATGGGACTGGCCAGAAGTATTATCAACAACAGGAAGTCTGATGAGATCCAATTCATCTTCATCCAGTATGTCAAAGAGTGATTTATCTCAAATATTGAGTTCATCTGCAGTCAGATTAAGGTCTGCAAAGCCTTGTGATTATGTTCCATTTCCAAAGGCCACCAGCACAGACCCCAGTTTACTTAGTGGTGTATTTCCCAGAGAACAaccaaatacaatccaggaAAGTGGCAAAATTCCGCTCAAAGGTTTTGTTGGAACATGTACAACAACAAACATTGTTGGAATTCAAGGGGATGATGGTTGTCAACCTGTACCACCTTTCCTTGATTCCCTTAAACGAAATGACAATTTTTCAGTTGCCCACTCTCCTTCACAAATTCCAACAAGCTTTCCAATAGATCATGCATGCataaaaaacaataatgaaaaagaTGTGCTTACAAGCAAAGATGCAGCATCGTCTAATATTGAGCTGAGGCTTGGACAACCACCTCAGACAGGAAATCCAGTTCCATCATTTATAGGACATCCATTGTTTAATGCCCTTGTCAGCCCTCCAAATTTGCATCTTGCAAAGCCAATGATTAATA TGCATAGCAGTGAGGGGAAATTGCAGAATAATTTTTGCCATGGTTATGGTTCCTTCAAAATGGTTGATCAACCTCAGCCTAAAATCAAGAACTATATGCCTGGTGTTAGCAATGCTTTTGGTGGTGCAGCTAGATCAAAACCTGACAGTGCAGCCAACAGTTTGTTGTTTTCACCACTTCCACAGTTAAATCTTCAGCCAGAGGGAAAGACAAAAGCtagtgaaattttgatgaatgaTAGTGGACCTGACATATCCAAGAAACATTATGAATTTAATGGCATGCAGTTTTCTCCTATTAATGTTCCCTGGAAAAATAATGGTCACACGGGAAGGCAATTGGATTGTTCAGCAGTGGGATCTATTGAAGGTTTGGACAATGATAAAGGTGTTGACTTTGCTAAAGATTCTTGTGCTAAATTAAACTCTGGATTTGGAATTAGTAATCTAGTGAAATATCCAAGTTCCATCAGAGGAGCTGTTGGTGGCAATGGTAGTTGTGTTTCAACTGTTAAAGGAAAGATATACGAGTCATATAATGAATCAAGGTTGCCGTTCGATACATCTGGTGGTGTAAATTTTCTCTGTGATTCTAAAAATGTGTCTTCTGTTGGACAAAAGAATCATTTCACCTCAGGGACGACAATTCCGTTAGAAGGAATTCTGAAGGGCTTTCCCTTTCTTGTACCAAATTCTACATCAAATCAGACTACTACTTCACCACAGCAACAGGGCATTAACTTGGCCAGACCTTTGCTTGATGAAAATATGAGGTTGCTTGCAGTGACGCAGATACTGGAGTTATCTAAGCAACGACATGCATTGCATTTTCATAAAATGAATCAAAAGCACAAGAGAGCCAGCAACACTTCAGAAGTTCAGCCCGACGTATATGAGGCTTTGACATCTGAACAGTTCTCTTTTGGCGCTACATTTAAATTGCCACAAAAAAGAGGTCTTTGTGGGAGTCCTGATACCATTGATGATTTAGAGAAGCTGGCTTCACTCACAG GTTTGAATAGATACTGTTTCTCTGGCTTGACACCATTACCTTTACATTCTAAAGAAAAGAAATCGCAATGTAAACAGGCCTACAATCTTCAAAATGAAGGGCAATCGTTGAG CCTTGGAATAAACAATGACAATACACTGTTTCAGAGATCAAGTGCATCCAACAATTTCACTGAGAAACCAGTGGATACGAATTTGGGAAGATACACTTTTGCTGCAGGGCAAAACCGTTCTagtaccaatttttttttgggAAATGGATCAACTTATAATTTCAAACAATTTGCAAAATCTAGTGGTGAAACTCCTTTGAAGATAATTTCAAAGGATGAAAGTACTCATCAATGGAGAGGTGTACCAAGTAAGCTATGGAAAGCAGATTGTGATGCAAAATCTTTAGGTCCAATAGCAGCGGAAGGACAAGATGATGTTCAAAGTGTAAATACTTCTGCTAAGCGCTTCAAAAGGAATTTTAATATGGAAGACCTGTTGAAAGTGCAAGAAAAGTCTAATGTCTCGACCGGGTCTTGTGCACCTATGGTCACTCAAGCTTCCATGGAGTTCAATAAGATTGATTCTTGCATTATTGATGGTGGGGACGCTACTGATTCCAACAATCATGTACTTGATGAGGGCTCAGTAATCAATAAAGGTTGGTCACCTGATGCAGTTGAAAGTGAAAGAAGTTCTGAGTTTCTAGGCTCCACATGTGAGAGTTACTTGAACAAAGGTCATTTGAGAGTCATAAATGATCAAGATAAACCATGTCGTAGTCTCCTTGATGAGCTTAAGCTGTTAGATTCTATGACAAGGAAAAAAAGCCAGGACCAAAGTCATATACTTTCTGGTCATTTTAAAGCCAATCAATCTCAAAATGTCAAGGacttaaaaggaaaaaagaaaaggagaaataGGATGAAGAATTTAGATGCCTCATTGCCTTCACCTTTCTTATTGCATAACAAGAATGATGAAAGGCAAATGTACTTTCCATCAACCCAGCGAAAATCATCTGCTAATGCCAAGCATAAACACACTTCTTTGTCACCCAAATTTCCAGGTAAACATTTTCTGAGTGCACGTCATAGTGACAAAGAAGATAGTTATGTGTCGGAATCAAGTTCAGATGACGAGTTTCATAGCTTACATGACGTTCCTagaagaaagaaacaaagagcAGATTTCCCTTCTGATTGTGTTGGGCATTTTCAAATGCAAGATCCAGATTTGGAGGAAACTGAAATTGGCAAGGTTGAGTCAATGTTTACCAGGGGGACAAATGCCAATAGAATCACAAGGCCAATAGTATGTGGAGAATATGGTGAAATATGCAGTGAACAATTGGCTGGAGAATTGCCAAAAATTCCAAAATTTGTTTCTCTCAGTAAGGTTCTTAAAAGTGCCAAAAGATGTAAGGTACCTAGATTAACTTCGAAAAAGAAATTGAAGAGATTGAGCTTTGGAAGTAATGAACACTGCTGTGGTCAACCCGGTTTGGAGAGGGGCAATGCGTCACTTGTTATTTTCAAAGGAAAGAGAGAATCCAAAGCTATACATGGTAATAGTATTGTAAACATAGCTCCATTGAAGCtgaagaacaaggaaattaggAAAGTACGCAGTATTAATGAACTGACTGCTAAAG AAACCAAAGTGAAGGATATTGTGGTGGAGTATGGTGAAGATAAGGAGCATGGTTGGTGTAACACCAAAAGCAGAAA CTTTGTTCAAGAATGCATGGGAATCTCCATCCAAAATTCAGATGCATTCTGCTCTGTGTGCCAAAACTCAAGCAATGATGACATTAACTGTTTGTTGGAGTGTAGTCGCTGTCTAATTAGA GTTCATCAGGCTTGCTATGGAATCTCCACATTACCTAAAAAAGGCCGTTGGTGTTGTAGACCATGCCGAACAAACTCAAAAGATATT GCTTGTGTCCTGTGTGGTTATGGAGGTGGAGCCATGACTCGAGCAACACAGAATCGCACAATGGTGAAAAGCCTCTTAAAAGCGTGGAGTATTGAAAAAGGTGGCATGTCTAAGCATAGTACTACACCTGAACTTTTTGAGAAGGAAACAGATGTATTTGATTCCACAAAATCTGAACTAAAATTTGACCAAACATGTGGTTTGAAGTCTGGGAATGTTGAGATCTCAAGATCAGACCAGTTGAAAGTTGAGATGTCAACAAATCAAATGCAAAATGTCCCTTGCAATATTTTAAAGGTTCATAACAGCATTACAGCAGGAGTTCATGATACATCTGTAAAGCAGTGGATTCATATGGTTTGTGGGCTTTGGACTCCTGGAACAAGATGCCCGAATGTTAATACAATGAGTGCTTTTGATGTATCTGGTGTTACACTTCCCAGAGAAGATGTG GCTTGTTCCATCTGCAACCGCTGGGGTGGTTCTTGTATAGAGTGCAGGATTGTCAATTGTTTGGTCAAGTTTCATCCTTGGTGTGCTCATCAAAAG aACCTGTTGCAATGTGAGACTGAAGGCGATGATGACGAGAACGTTGGATTTTATGGAAGATGTATGCTTCATGCTGTTGACCCTAGATATCAGTCCAAGTATGATCCTGTTGATGATATAGATAGCTTAGAAGAAAGGGAATTTACCTGTGCCAGGACAGAG GGTTACAAGGGCTGTAAACGGGATGGTTTCCATAGATATTGTTACAGTGCCTTAAAGGGAAAGGGAGGAAGTGGATGCCTTGTTCCTGAAGAACAGTTAAATGCTTGGATTCACATTAATGGGCAGAAATCGTGTCCACTAAGACTCCCTAAACCCGCATCAGATATTGAGCATGATTGTCGG AAGGAATATGCTCGGTACAAGCTAGCAAAGGGCTGGAAACACCTTGTTGTTTATAAATCTGGAATTCATGCCCTTGGTCTTTACACTTCTCGATTCATTTCCCGTGGTGAAATG GTTGTTGAGTATGTTGGCGAAATTGTGGGGTCACGGGTAGCTGATAAAAGAGAGATTGAATATCAATCTGAAAGAAAACTTCAGTACAAGGGTGCTTGCTACTTCTTCAGGATTGACAAAGAACACATTATTGATGCCACAAAGAAAGGGGGCATAGCCCGTTTTGTTAATCACTCATGCTTG CCGAATTGCGTGGCGAAAGTGGTTACTATAAGGCATGAGAAGAAG GTTGTCTTTTTTGCAGAGAGAGACATATATCCTGGTGAAGAAATAACATACGATTACCACTTTAACAACGAAGATGAAGGAAAGAAGATTCCTTGTTATTGCAATTCCAAAAATTGCAGGCGCTATCTTAACTGA
- the LOC130936023 gene encoding uncharacterized protein LOC130936023 isoform X2, whose translation MRSNSSSSSMSKSDLSQILSSSAVRLRSAKPCDYVPFPKATSTDPSLLSGVFPREQPNTIQESGKIPLKGFVGTCTTTNIVGIQGDDGCQPVPPFLDSLKRNDNFSVAHSPSQIPTSFPIDHACIKNNNEKDVLTSKDAASSNIELRLGQPPQTGNPVPSFIGHPLFNALVSPPNLHLAKPMINMHSSEGKLQNNFCHGYGSFKMVDQPQPKIKNYMPGVSNAFGGAARSKPDSAANSLLFSPLPQLNLQPEGKTKASEILMNDSGPDISKKHYEFNGMQFSPINVPWKNNGHTGRQLDCSAVGSIEGLDNDKGVDFAKDSCAKLNSGFGISNLVKYPSSIRGAVGGNGSCVSTVKGKIYESYNESRLPFDTSGGVNFLCDSKNVSSVGQKNHFTSGTTIPLEGILKGFPFLVPNSTSNQTTTSPQQQGINLARPLLDENMRLLAVTQILELSKQRHALHFHKMNQKHKRASNTSEVQPDVYEALTSEQFSFGATFKLPQKRGLCGSPDTIDDLEKLASLTGLNRYCFSGLTPLPLHSKEKKSQCKQAYNLQNEGQSLSLGINNDNTLFQRSSASNNFTEKPVDTNLGRYTFAAGQNRSSTNFFLGNGSTYNFKQFAKSSGETPLKIISKDESTHQWRGVPSKLWKADCDAKSLGPIAAEGQDDVQSVNTSAKRFKRNFNMEDLLKVQEKSNVSTGSCAPMVTQASMEFNKIDSCIIDGGDATDSNNHVLDEGSVINKGWSPDAVESERSSEFLGSTCESYLNKGHLRVINDQDKPCRSLLDELKLLDSMTRKKSQDQSHILSGHFKANQSQNVKDLKGKKKRRNRMKNLDASLPSPFLLHNKNDERQMYFPSTQRKSSANAKHKHTSLSPKFPGKHFLSARHSDKEDSYVSESSSDDEFHSLHDVPRRKKQRADFPSDCVGHFQMQDPDLEETEIGKVESMFTRGTNANRITRPIVCGEYGEICSEQLAGELPKIPKFVSLSKVLKSAKRCKVPRLTSKKKLKRLSFGSNEHCCGQPGLERGNASLVIFKGKRESKAIHGNSIVNIAPLKLKNKEIRKVRSINELTAKETKVKDIVVEYGEDKEHGWCNTKSRNFVQECMGISIQNSDAFCSVCQNSSNDDINCLLECSRCLIRVHQACYGISTLPKKGRWCCRPCRTNSKDIACVLCGYGGGAMTRATQNRTMVKSLLKAWSIEKGGMSKHSTTPELFEKETDVFDSTKSELKFDQTCGLKSGNVEISRSDQLKVEMSTNQMQNVPCNILKVHNSITAGVHDTSVKQWIHMVCGLWTPGTRCPNVNTMSAFDVSGVTLPREDVACSICNRWGGSCIECRIVNCLVKFHPWCAHQKNLLQCETEGDDDENVGFYGRCMLHAVDPRYQSKYDPVDDIDSLEEREFTCARTEGYKGCKRDGFHRYCYSALKGKGGSGCLVPEEQLNAWIHINGQKSCPLRLPKPASDIEHDCRKEYARYKLAKGWKHLVVYKSGIHALGLYTSRFISRGEMVVEYVGEIVGSRVADKREIEYQSERKLQYKGACYFFRIDKEHIIDATKKGGIARFVNHSCLPNCVAKVVTIRHEKKVVFFAERDIYPGEEITYDYHFNNEDEGKKIPCYCNSKNCRRYLN comes from the exons ATGAGATCCAATTCATCTTCATCCAGTATGTCAAAGAGTGATTTATCTCAAATATTGAGTTCATCTGCAGTCAGATTAAGGTCTGCAAAGCCTTGTGATTATGTTCCATTTCCAAAGGCCACCAGCACAGACCCCAGTTTACTTAGTGGTGTATTTCCCAGAGAACAaccaaatacaatccaggaAAGTGGCAAAATTCCGCTCAAAGGTTTTGTTGGAACATGTACAACAACAAACATTGTTGGAATTCAAGGGGATGATGGTTGTCAACCTGTACCACCTTTCCTTGATTCCCTTAAACGAAATGACAATTTTTCAGTTGCCCACTCTCCTTCACAAATTCCAACAAGCTTTCCAATAGATCATGCATGCataaaaaacaataatgaaaaagaTGTGCTTACAAGCAAAGATGCAGCATCGTCTAATATTGAGCTGAGGCTTGGACAACCACCTCAGACAGGAAATCCAGTTCCATCATTTATAGGACATCCATTGTTTAATGCCCTTGTCAGCCCTCCAAATTTGCATCTTGCAAAGCCAATGATTAATA TGCATAGCAGTGAGGGGAAATTGCAGAATAATTTTTGCCATGGTTATGGTTCCTTCAAAATGGTTGATCAACCTCAGCCTAAAATCAAGAACTATATGCCTGGTGTTAGCAATGCTTTTGGTGGTGCAGCTAGATCAAAACCTGACAGTGCAGCCAACAGTTTGTTGTTTTCACCACTTCCACAGTTAAATCTTCAGCCAGAGGGAAAGACAAAAGCtagtgaaattttgatgaatgaTAGTGGACCTGACATATCCAAGAAACATTATGAATTTAATGGCATGCAGTTTTCTCCTATTAATGTTCCCTGGAAAAATAATGGTCACACGGGAAGGCAATTGGATTGTTCAGCAGTGGGATCTATTGAAGGTTTGGACAATGATAAAGGTGTTGACTTTGCTAAAGATTCTTGTGCTAAATTAAACTCTGGATTTGGAATTAGTAATCTAGTGAAATATCCAAGTTCCATCAGAGGAGCTGTTGGTGGCAATGGTAGTTGTGTTTCAACTGTTAAAGGAAAGATATACGAGTCATATAATGAATCAAGGTTGCCGTTCGATACATCTGGTGGTGTAAATTTTCTCTGTGATTCTAAAAATGTGTCTTCTGTTGGACAAAAGAATCATTTCACCTCAGGGACGACAATTCCGTTAGAAGGAATTCTGAAGGGCTTTCCCTTTCTTGTACCAAATTCTACATCAAATCAGACTACTACTTCACCACAGCAACAGGGCATTAACTTGGCCAGACCTTTGCTTGATGAAAATATGAGGTTGCTTGCAGTGACGCAGATACTGGAGTTATCTAAGCAACGACATGCATTGCATTTTCATAAAATGAATCAAAAGCACAAGAGAGCCAGCAACACTTCAGAAGTTCAGCCCGACGTATATGAGGCTTTGACATCTGAACAGTTCTCTTTTGGCGCTACATTTAAATTGCCACAAAAAAGAGGTCTTTGTGGGAGTCCTGATACCATTGATGATTTAGAGAAGCTGGCTTCACTCACAG GTTTGAATAGATACTGTTTCTCTGGCTTGACACCATTACCTTTACATTCTAAAGAAAAGAAATCGCAATGTAAACAGGCCTACAATCTTCAAAATGAAGGGCAATCGTTGAG CCTTGGAATAAACAATGACAATACACTGTTTCAGAGATCAAGTGCATCCAACAATTTCACTGAGAAACCAGTGGATACGAATTTGGGAAGATACACTTTTGCTGCAGGGCAAAACCGTTCTagtaccaatttttttttgggAAATGGATCAACTTATAATTTCAAACAATTTGCAAAATCTAGTGGTGAAACTCCTTTGAAGATAATTTCAAAGGATGAAAGTACTCATCAATGGAGAGGTGTACCAAGTAAGCTATGGAAAGCAGATTGTGATGCAAAATCTTTAGGTCCAATAGCAGCGGAAGGACAAGATGATGTTCAAAGTGTAAATACTTCTGCTAAGCGCTTCAAAAGGAATTTTAATATGGAAGACCTGTTGAAAGTGCAAGAAAAGTCTAATGTCTCGACCGGGTCTTGTGCACCTATGGTCACTCAAGCTTCCATGGAGTTCAATAAGATTGATTCTTGCATTATTGATGGTGGGGACGCTACTGATTCCAACAATCATGTACTTGATGAGGGCTCAGTAATCAATAAAGGTTGGTCACCTGATGCAGTTGAAAGTGAAAGAAGTTCTGAGTTTCTAGGCTCCACATGTGAGAGTTACTTGAACAAAGGTCATTTGAGAGTCATAAATGATCAAGATAAACCATGTCGTAGTCTCCTTGATGAGCTTAAGCTGTTAGATTCTATGACAAGGAAAAAAAGCCAGGACCAAAGTCATATACTTTCTGGTCATTTTAAAGCCAATCAATCTCAAAATGTCAAGGacttaaaaggaaaaaagaaaaggagaaataGGATGAAGAATTTAGATGCCTCATTGCCTTCACCTTTCTTATTGCATAACAAGAATGATGAAAGGCAAATGTACTTTCCATCAACCCAGCGAAAATCATCTGCTAATGCCAAGCATAAACACACTTCTTTGTCACCCAAATTTCCAGGTAAACATTTTCTGAGTGCACGTCATAGTGACAAAGAAGATAGTTATGTGTCGGAATCAAGTTCAGATGACGAGTTTCATAGCTTACATGACGTTCCTagaagaaagaaacaaagagcAGATTTCCCTTCTGATTGTGTTGGGCATTTTCAAATGCAAGATCCAGATTTGGAGGAAACTGAAATTGGCAAGGTTGAGTCAATGTTTACCAGGGGGACAAATGCCAATAGAATCACAAGGCCAATAGTATGTGGAGAATATGGTGAAATATGCAGTGAACAATTGGCTGGAGAATTGCCAAAAATTCCAAAATTTGTTTCTCTCAGTAAGGTTCTTAAAAGTGCCAAAAGATGTAAGGTACCTAGATTAACTTCGAAAAAGAAATTGAAGAGATTGAGCTTTGGAAGTAATGAACACTGCTGTGGTCAACCCGGTTTGGAGAGGGGCAATGCGTCACTTGTTATTTTCAAAGGAAAGAGAGAATCCAAAGCTATACATGGTAATAGTATTGTAAACATAGCTCCATTGAAGCtgaagaacaaggaaattaggAAAGTACGCAGTATTAATGAACTGACTGCTAAAG AAACCAAAGTGAAGGATATTGTGGTGGAGTATGGTGAAGATAAGGAGCATGGTTGGTGTAACACCAAAAGCAGAAA CTTTGTTCAAGAATGCATGGGAATCTCCATCCAAAATTCAGATGCATTCTGCTCTGTGTGCCAAAACTCAAGCAATGATGACATTAACTGTTTGTTGGAGTGTAGTCGCTGTCTAATTAGA GTTCATCAGGCTTGCTATGGAATCTCCACATTACCTAAAAAAGGCCGTTGGTGTTGTAGACCATGCCGAACAAACTCAAAAGATATT GCTTGTGTCCTGTGTGGTTATGGAGGTGGAGCCATGACTCGAGCAACACAGAATCGCACAATGGTGAAAAGCCTCTTAAAAGCGTGGAGTATTGAAAAAGGTGGCATGTCTAAGCATAGTACTACACCTGAACTTTTTGAGAAGGAAACAGATGTATTTGATTCCACAAAATCTGAACTAAAATTTGACCAAACATGTGGTTTGAAGTCTGGGAATGTTGAGATCTCAAGATCAGACCAGTTGAAAGTTGAGATGTCAACAAATCAAATGCAAAATGTCCCTTGCAATATTTTAAAGGTTCATAACAGCATTACAGCAGGAGTTCATGATACATCTGTAAAGCAGTGGATTCATATGGTTTGTGGGCTTTGGACTCCTGGAACAAGATGCCCGAATGTTAATACAATGAGTGCTTTTGATGTATCTGGTGTTACACTTCCCAGAGAAGATGTG GCTTGTTCCATCTGCAACCGCTGGGGTGGTTCTTGTATAGAGTGCAGGATTGTCAATTGTTTGGTCAAGTTTCATCCTTGGTGTGCTCATCAAAAG aACCTGTTGCAATGTGAGACTGAAGGCGATGATGACGAGAACGTTGGATTTTATGGAAGATGTATGCTTCATGCTGTTGACCCTAGATATCAGTCCAAGTATGATCCTGTTGATGATATAGATAGCTTAGAAGAAAGGGAATTTACCTGTGCCAGGACAGAG GGTTACAAGGGCTGTAAACGGGATGGTTTCCATAGATATTGTTACAGTGCCTTAAAGGGAAAGGGAGGAAGTGGATGCCTTGTTCCTGAAGAACAGTTAAATGCTTGGATTCACATTAATGGGCAGAAATCGTGTCCACTAAGACTCCCTAAACCCGCATCAGATATTGAGCATGATTGTCGG AAGGAATATGCTCGGTACAAGCTAGCAAAGGGCTGGAAACACCTTGTTGTTTATAAATCTGGAATTCATGCCCTTGGTCTTTACACTTCTCGATTCATTTCCCGTGGTGAAATG GTTGTTGAGTATGTTGGCGAAATTGTGGGGTCACGGGTAGCTGATAAAAGAGAGATTGAATATCAATCTGAAAGAAAACTTCAGTACAAGGGTGCTTGCTACTTCTTCAGGATTGACAAAGAACACATTATTGATGCCACAAAGAAAGGGGGCATAGCCCGTTTTGTTAATCACTCATGCTTG CCGAATTGCGTGGCGAAAGTGGTTACTATAAGGCATGAGAAGAAG GTTGTCTTTTTTGCAGAGAGAGACATATATCCTGGTGAAGAAATAACATACGATTACCACTTTAACAACGAAGATGAAGGAAAGAAGATTCCTTGTTATTGCAATTCCAAAAATTGCAGGCGCTATCTTAACTGA